In a genomic window of Bradyrhizobium ontarionense:
- a CDS encoding branched-chain amino acid ABC transporter permease produces the protein MSNLLDLIVAGLATGAIYALVAVGFTLLWQTSQTINFAQGEFVMLPAFLMLAVMHLGAPFWLAILVGIVLSALLLGLAFKMLLVDPMLRHGVLPLAIATMALAIAIKEAVKQFFSAEASPFPSIVPAGDVSILGRAISLQSLGVLAVAILAVVGLTTLLNRTSLGHQMQAAAQNPTVARIIGVPVERMILLTFLINAVLVALASLLITPIYLAKFSSGEVLGQAAFIAAIVGGFNQVRGAIAGGLLIGVVDNLAAAYVSTQYRAAVPMILLIMMILFRPQGLLGRAEERTV, from the coding sequence ATGTCCAATCTGCTCGACCTGATCGTGGCGGGTCTCGCCACCGGCGCCATCTACGCGCTCGTTGCCGTCGGCTTCACGCTGCTGTGGCAGACCTCGCAGACCATCAACTTCGCCCAGGGCGAGTTCGTGATGCTGCCGGCCTTCCTGATGCTCGCGGTGATGCATCTCGGCGCACCGTTCTGGCTCGCGATTCTCGTCGGCATCGTGCTGTCGGCGCTGCTGCTCGGTCTCGCCTTCAAGATGCTGCTGGTCGATCCGATGCTGCGGCACGGCGTGCTGCCTCTGGCGATCGCCACCATGGCGCTTGCGATCGCGATCAAGGAGGCGGTGAAGCAGTTCTTCAGCGCCGAGGCCTCGCCGTTCCCCTCGATCGTGCCGGCCGGCGATGTCTCCATCCTCGGACGTGCGATTTCGCTGCAAAGCCTCGGCGTGCTCGCTGTCGCGATCCTGGCGGTCGTCGGCCTCACGACGCTGTTGAACCGCACCTCGCTGGGCCATCAGATGCAGGCGGCCGCGCAGAACCCGACGGTCGCGCGCATCATCGGCGTGCCCGTCGAGCGGATGATCCTGCTGACCTTCCTGATCAACGCCGTGCTGGTGGCGCTGGCCTCGCTGCTGATCACGCCGATTTACCTCGCGAAGTTCTCGAGCGGTGAGGTGCTCGGGCAGGCCGCCTTCATCGCGGCCATCGTCGGTGGCTTCAACCAGGTGCGTGGCGCGATCGCGGGCGGCCTCTTGATCGGTGTCGTCGACAATCTCGCGGCGGCCTATGTCTCGACCCAGTATCGCGCCGCTGTTCCGATGATCTTGCTGATCATGATGATCCTGTTCCGGCCGCAGGGCCTGCTCGGACGAGCCGAGGAGCGCACGGTATGA
- a CDS encoding MFS transporter yields MRLPFYYGWVIVAVTFVTMAIGVNARTAFSLFYPPILAEFGWDRGVTAGAFSFGFVASGIVSPLIGRLMDRAGPRAVMELGVVLMAGGLLLAPLTSQPWHLYLTIGVMVGAGSVCLGYSGQSLFLPNWFIRRRGLAIGIAFAGVGIGSMTLLPWVQHMIAQTNWRTACTAMGLVVLIVLAPINLLLRKKPEELGLRPDGDAAPLASAAKPISNIVDPAWAGIDWTLSRALRTSRFWWLALGYFFGLYVWYAVQVHQTKYLLEIGFSSNVAVWALGAVSLLGIPGQIALGHLSDRLGREAVWALGCLGFAICFAALIALKAAPSLVLIYVMVATQGALGYGITSVMGAVALEIFQGAHFGSIFGTVMLIGLCGGAAGPWVTGVLYDLTGSYTPGFAIALVGGFVSAAAIWIAAPRKVRLVAGQLHRLKTAAGAAA; encoded by the coding sequence ATGCGTCTGCCGTTCTACTATGGCTGGGTCATCGTCGCCGTGACCTTCGTGACGATGGCGATTGGCGTCAATGCGCGCACCGCGTTCTCGCTGTTCTATCCGCCGATCCTCGCCGAATTCGGCTGGGACCGCGGCGTCACCGCCGGCGCCTTCTCATTCGGCTTCGTCGCCTCCGGCATCGTCAGTCCGCTGATCGGACGGCTGATGGATCGCGCTGGTCCCCGTGCGGTGATGGAACTCGGCGTCGTCCTGATGGCTGGCGGCCTGCTGCTGGCGCCGCTGACCAGCCAGCCCTGGCATCTCTACCTCACGATCGGGGTCATGGTCGGCGCCGGCAGTGTCTGCCTCGGCTATTCCGGCCAGTCGCTGTTCCTGCCGAACTGGTTCATCCGCCGCAGGGGGCTCGCGATCGGCATTGCGTTTGCCGGTGTCGGCATCGGCTCGATGACCCTGCTCCCCTGGGTGCAGCACATGATTGCGCAGACCAACTGGCGTACGGCCTGCACCGCGATGGGCCTCGTCGTACTCATCGTGTTGGCGCCGATCAATCTGTTGCTGCGCAAGAAGCCGGAGGAGCTCGGCCTGCGCCCCGACGGCGACGCTGCGCCGCTCGCCAGCGCGGCCAAGCCCATCTCTAACATCGTCGATCCGGCTTGGGCCGGCATCGACTGGACGTTGTCGCGCGCCCTGCGCACCAGCCGGTTCTGGTGGCTCGCGCTCGGCTATTTCTTCGGCCTCTACGTCTGGTACGCGGTCCAGGTGCATCAGACCAAATATCTGCTCGAGATCGGCTTCAGCTCGAACGTCGCGGTCTGGGCGCTCGGCGCCGTCAGCCTGCTCGGCATTCCCGGCCAGATCGCGCTCGGCCATCTCTCGGATCGCCTCGGGCGCGAGGCGGTGTGGGCGCTCGGCTGTCTTGGTTTCGCGATCTGCTTCGCGGCATTGATTGCACTCAAGGCGGCGCCGTCGCTCGTGCTGATCTACGTGATGGTGGCGACGCAGGGCGCGCTCGGTTACGGCATCACCTCGGTGATGGGGGCGGTCGCGCTCGAAATATTCCAGGGGGCGCATTTCGGCAGCATCTTTGGAACCGTGATGCTGATCGGACTGTGCGGCGGCGCCGCGGGCCCGTGGGTGACCGGCGTGCTCTATGATCTCACCGGCAGCTACACGCCGGGCTTTGCGATCGCGCTCGTTGGCGGCTTCGTCTCCGCAGCCGCGATCTGGATCGCGGCCCCGCGCAAGGTCCGCCTCGTGGCCGGCCAGTTGCACAGGTTAAAGACGGCGGCCGGGGCTGCGGCATGA
- a CDS encoding LysR family transcriptional regulator, with protein sequence MMTLRQVEVIRAVMVTGTINGAARLLKVSAPGVSRLVKYTERSLGIRFFQRQNGRYFPTPEAQNIFEQINSVYEKVDDLSYIISNIGRGALSELRIGSVPSISQVMVPRAIERVRRRYPDLGIDINILKIEEAIDYLMLGKGECVAMSYRLDHSALEFLPLASGELFCIVPPGHELAGRKQVSAAEMTRYPLIGIDPNDPYGRIMAEIFARNKLDYNISIKARFGTTVCALVKAGLGIAVIDQFTVAHGGYPGIELLKIAEPTRFDTYIAVKRGTPLSLYAEHFIDCLRAEMRALEPGRRQVAKPAKTAIGKK encoded by the coding sequence ATGATGACGTTGCGCCAGGTCGAGGTCATCCGTGCGGTCATGGTGACGGGCACCATCAACGGCGCGGCCCGGCTGTTGAAGGTCTCGGCGCCCGGCGTCAGCCGGCTCGTGAAATACACCGAGCGCTCGCTCGGCATCCGCTTCTTCCAGCGCCAGAACGGCCGCTACTTTCCGACCCCCGAGGCGCAGAACATCTTCGAGCAGATCAACAGCGTCTACGAGAAGGTCGACGATCTCAGCTACATCATCTCCAACATCGGCCGCGGCGCGCTGTCCGAACTGCGCATCGGCTCGGTGCCGAGCATTTCCCAGGTGATGGTGCCGCGCGCGATCGAGCGCGTGCGTCGCCGCTATCCTGATTTGGGCATCGACATCAACATTCTCAAGATCGAAGAGGCGATCGACTACCTGATGCTCGGCAAGGGCGAGTGCGTGGCGATGAGCTACCGGCTCGATCATTCCGCGCTCGAATTCCTGCCGCTGGCCTCGGGCGAGTTGTTCTGCATCGTGCCGCCGGGTCATGAACTCGCCGGCCGCAAGCAGGTGTCGGCGGCCGAGATGACGCGCTATCCGCTGATCGGCATCGATCCCAACGATCCCTACGGGCGGATCATGGCGGAGATCTTCGCGCGCAACAAACTCGACTACAACATCTCGATCAAGGCGCGCTTCGGCACCACCGTGTGCGCGCTCGTAAAGGCCGGGCTCGGCATTGCCGTGATCGACCAGTTCACGGTCGCCCACGGCGGCTATCCCGGCATCGAGCTGTTGAAGATCGCCGAGCCGACACGGTTCGATACCTACATCGCGGTCAAGCGCGGCACGCCGCTGTCGCTCTATGCCGAGCACTTCATCGACTGCCTGCGCGCGGAGATGCGCGCGCTCGAGCCGGGCCGGCGTCAGGTGGCCAAACCGGCGAAAACGGCCATCGGCAAAAAATAA
- a CDS encoding cytochrome P450 produces the protein MNEHVQANKAAPLFNPLSPEFIRDPYPFYAQLRDNDPMHVTPFGAFLASRHAESSLVLRDKRFGKDFVARSIRRYGSDIMNEPVFRSMSHWMLQQDPPDHTRLRGLVAKAFTARRVEDMRPRIQAIVDRTLDEVIPRGRMDLIEDFAFKLPVTVICDMLGIPEEHREAFYKSSREGGRLLEPVPLSPAEIAEGNAGNAVSAAYFQHLFELRRRHPGDDLTTQLLQAEEDGAKLSHEELTANIILLFGAGHETTVNLIGNGLLALHRNPDQLALLKARPELIANAIEEFLRYDSSVQLTGRVALEDIEDLGGRRIPAGESVLCLLGSANRDPAVYPDHPETLDITRANVKPLSFGGGIHHCLGAQLARIEAEVAIGTLLRRLPELTLDDAENPEWRPTFVLRGLKRLPARW, from the coding sequence ATGAACGAACATGTTCAGGCCAACAAGGCGGCGCCGCTGTTCAATCCGCTGTCGCCGGAATTCATCCGCGACCCCTATCCCTTCTATGCGCAGCTGCGCGACAACGATCCGATGCATGTGACGCCGTTCGGGGCGTTTCTGGCCAGCCGCCATGCGGAATCGAGCCTCGTGCTGCGTGACAAGCGCTTCGGCAAGGATTTCGTCGCCCGTTCGATCCGCCGCTACGGGTCGGATATCATGAACGAGCCGGTATTCCGCAGCATGAGCCATTGGATGCTGCAGCAGGATCCGCCGGACCACACGCGGCTGCGCGGCCTCGTCGCGAAGGCGTTCACGGCGCGCAGGGTCGAGGACATGCGGCCACGCATCCAGGCGATCGTGGACCGGACGCTCGACGAGGTCATCCCGCGCGGCCGCATGGACCTGATCGAGGACTTCGCGTTCAAGCTGCCTGTCACCGTGATCTGCGACATGCTCGGGATCCCCGAGGAGCATCGCGAGGCGTTCTACAAGAGCTCGCGCGAGGGCGGCCGCCTGCTCGAGCCGGTGCCGCTGTCGCCGGCCGAGATCGCGGAAGGCAACGCCGGCAATGCGGTGTCGGCGGCCTATTTCCAGCATCTGTTCGAGCTGCGCCGGCGCCATCCGGGGGACGACCTGACGACGCAGCTGCTGCAGGCCGAGGAGGACGGCGCCAAGCTCTCCCATGAGGAGCTCACCGCCAACATCATCCTGCTGTTCGGCGCCGGCCATGAGACCACCGTCAACCTGATCGGCAATGGCCTTCTGGCGCTGCACCGCAACCCGGACCAACTGGCGCTGTTGAAGGCGCGCCCCGAACTGATCGCGAACGCGATCGAGGAGTTCCTGCGCTACGATTCCTCGGTGCAGCTGACGGGCCGGGTGGCGCTCGAGGACATCGAGGATCTCGGCGGCCGCCGGATCCCCGCGGGCGAGAGCGTGCTCTGTCTTCTGGGCTCGGCCAACCGCGATCCGGCGGTCTATCCCGACCATCCGGAGACCCTCGATATCACCAGAGCGAACGTGAAGCCGCTGTCGTTCGGCGGCGGCATCCACCACTGTCTGGGGGCGCAGCTCGCCCGGATCGAGGCCGAGGTCGCGATCGGAACCCTGCTACGGCGGCTGCCGGAGCTGACGCTGGATGATGCGGAGAATCCGGAATGGCGGCCGACCTTCGTGCTGCGCGGCCTCAAACGGCTGCCGGCCCGCTGGTAA
- a CDS encoding ABC transporter substrate-binding protein: protein MRSIILAGLCSAVLLSGAAYAQSGAPIKIANVAELSGGGATVGNNWKNGIDLAVEEINAKGGILGRKIEVSHADSQSNPGVARAQVQKALDGEPYVLLGPGYSGSVKVTAPLAAEAGITQIMGGEAAELTQAGNKFLFRTSFGQQSSMPKVAKYVNDELKAKSVAVVWVNNDFGRGGRDVITKEFNRLGIKVAADLSTEAGQADFAADVSKIKAAAPDAVFIYVNEEESARILKEIKRQGVTVPLIGETTLVGQKVIELAGDAANGARGHVGLTTDAPVEAIKAFRDRFVKKYNYVPDHNGLKGYLAIYMVKATTEKMGKVDSKAFADTLHGLTIKTSAEPNILMDVTFDQNGDIDRQGFLVEVVEGKQVVKQVLPKLN from the coding sequence GTGAGATCGATCATCCTGGCTGGCCTGTGCTCGGCCGTGCTGCTGTCCGGAGCCGCCTACGCTCAGTCCGGCGCCCCCATCAAGATCGCCAATGTCGCCGAGCTCTCGGGCGGCGGCGCGACCGTCGGCAACAATTGGAAGAACGGCATCGATCTCGCCGTCGAGGAGATCAACGCCAAGGGCGGCATCCTCGGTCGCAAGATCGAGGTCAGCCACGCCGACTCGCAGTCGAACCCGGGCGTGGCGCGCGCGCAGGTGCAGAAGGCGCTCGATGGCGAGCCCTACGTGCTGCTCGGGCCCGGCTATTCCGGCTCGGTGAAGGTGACGGCGCCGCTGGCGGCGGAGGCCGGCATCACCCAGATCATGGGCGGCGAAGCGGCCGAGCTCACGCAGGCCGGCAACAAGTTTCTGTTCCGGACGTCATTCGGCCAACAGTCGTCGATGCCGAAGGTCGCGAAATACGTCAATGACGAGCTGAAGGCGAAGTCGGTCGCGGTGGTCTGGGTCAACAACGATTTCGGTCGCGGCGGACGCGACGTCATCACCAAGGAGTTCAACCGCCTCGGCATCAAGGTCGCAGCCGACCTGTCGACCGAAGCCGGCCAGGCCGACTTTGCCGCCGACGTCAGCAAGATCAAGGCGGCGGCGCCGGACGCGGTCTTCATCTACGTCAACGAGGAAGAGAGCGCGCGCATCCTCAAGGAGATCAAGCGCCAGGGCGTCACCGTGCCGCTGATCGGCGAGACCACGCTGGTCGGCCAGAAGGTCATCGAGCTTGCCGGTGACGCCGCCAATGGTGCCCGCGGCCACGTCGGCCTCACGACGGACGCGCCGGTCGAGGCGATCAAGGCGTTCCGCGACCGCTTCGTGAAGAAGTACAACTACGTGCCCGATCACAACGGCCTCAAGGGCTATCTCGCGATCTACATGGTCAAGGCCACGACCGAGAAGATGGGCAAGGTCGACTCCAAGGCCTTCGCCGACACGCTGCATGGCCTGACCATCAAGACCTCGGCCGAGCCGAACATCCTGATGGACGTCACTTTCGATCAGAACGGCGACATCGATCGCCAGGGTTTCCTGGTCGAAGTGGTCGAAGGCAAGCAGGTCGTGAAGCAGGTGCTGCCTAAGCTGAACTGA
- a CDS encoding shikimate dehydrogenase, producing MADLSAPKARKFLTGLIGAPIVHSASPAMHEHAAAALGVRGHYQLIEVAGADRAGLATLLEGVRWLGFAGVNVTYPYKEAVVGLLDELAPKAAAMGAVNTVVVRDGRLIGHNTDTTGFERAVAPLVSQTNRGIVALIGAGGVGKAIAFALANLDVAGLRIYDTERARAEKLASLLPAGKSITVANSVEEALQGAVGVVNGTPIGMLPNHGTPVPDELLRADLWVADAVYSPLWTPLLKAAKARGARLLLGRELAIYQAADAFELFTGLPPSTEAMGAAFDNHMAERYPAVDAA from the coding sequence GTGGCTGATCTTTCCGCGCCCAAGGCCCGCAAATTCCTGACCGGACTGATCGGTGCCCCGATCGTGCATTCGGCTTCTCCCGCGATGCATGAACACGCGGCCGCGGCGCTCGGCGTGCGCGGCCATTACCAGTTGATCGAGGTCGCCGGCGCCGACCGCGCGGGACTGGCGACGCTGCTGGAAGGCGTGCGCTGGCTCGGCTTCGCTGGGGTCAACGTGACCTACCCCTACAAGGAGGCCGTCGTCGGCCTGCTCGACGAGCTCGCGCCGAAGGCAGCGGCGATGGGGGCCGTCAATACCGTCGTCGTTCGTGACGGCCGGCTGATCGGCCACAACACCGATACCACCGGCTTCGAACGCGCGGTGGCACCGCTGGTCAGCCAGACCAATCGCGGCATCGTGGCGCTGATCGGTGCTGGCGGAGTCGGCAAGGCGATTGCCTTCGCACTTGCAAACCTCGACGTCGCCGGCCTGCGCATCTACGACACCGAGCGCGCACGTGCCGAGAAGCTGGCGAGCCTGCTCCCGGCCGGTAAATCCATCACTGTGGCCAACAGCGTCGAAGAGGCGCTGCAGGGTGCGGTGGGTGTCGTTAACGGCACCCCGATCGGCATGTTGCCGAACCACGGTACGCCGGTGCCAGACGAGCTGCTGCGTGCTGATCTCTGGGTCGCCGACGCCGTCTACTCACCGCTGTGGACACCACTCCTGAAAGCCGCCAAGGCCAGGGGGGCGCGTCTTCTGCTCGGGCGCGAACTCGCGATCTACCAGGCCGCGGATGCGTTCGAGCTGTTCACCGGGCTCCCGCCTTCGACAGAGGCGATGGGCGCGGCGTTCGACAATCACATGGCGGAGAGATATCCGGCGGTTGACGCCGCCTGA
- a CDS encoding AsmA family protein has translation MQTTLLGLAIAFILALLAALIGPHFVDWNQFRPQFEAEASKVIGVPVRVAGALDARLLPTPTLRLRQVTFGGANDLGKLRADKLDVEFSLGDMMRGQWRANELTIGGMAADLGLDPKGRVDLPAASGRFNLATLSIDRLNLTGRVALHDAASRSTLELTDIVFSGDVRSLAGSLRGDGAVSIRGARYPFRVSSSQDKDSNGLRVHLNVDQGERAVIADVEGLISLANRTPRFDGAFTLSSPPKEQGDGKEKPAKDQATKDQATKGQAAKEASAKQPPAQPAKGGPADVAGATPWRITAKIAGDQTAAKFDQIEVSFGQEDRSLKFSGSGDARFGAAPMLRASLAARQLDADKLLGGDEVKDRRAIAPALVLPALRNWISQLPTLPLPASVQFSTEQIMLSGRPVQNFTADLHNEPTAWSLEKVDLRAPGSTHLTFRTIGISTAVTAGFTGALDLDSSEPDTLVAWLQGRSETSYRTQRPLRLRGDLNVAPDRIAIDGLKANIDGGAVDGRMALITRPGGAGSRFEATLKGDRLDLDATMAVARSLASASGEWPTEASVALDIGRANVSGQELRTLTARFSYDPKMVAVDQLKFGQSGGVTSEGSGRFDRTDATGRLVLISMAGSLKEITGLIQPIAPKLAARFEALGVPPGAARLKLTLDLAKDPANADRSQAKAVLDLDAPQLKGSATLTAKPSAAALRSFEVDAIDRTELGVESRVSAEQGNVVLALLGLDRVAVVGNSPAQFEASVNGSWRAPLRVNAKLSGTGLDGDAQGTIEPWGDSTRANVNLRLRSANLAPLLGLKPQDTAAQNIRLFGRLGLAGNRLTIEDLDSTVGGSRLRGRIAATLDDDKQVDGELGLDALDVPQVFSVLVGAAGHEAAEPLGSGLLKGWRGRVSFQALSGAVLNGTELRPLGGAIKSDGQSLTIENLKGKLGGGDVTATIDARPNANGLVLNGRVELAGVDGNALRYRSLKMPAGKVSAQMTLAAEGRSVQGLVSALSGNGTVTLENASIPNLDPRAFEAALRAADAGQVGDDGKLRQVVEPVLTSGTLAVASAQIPFIIRDGRLRVGATPLEAQGARAIVSGGFDIPADQADIRASLSANAVGNANSRPEVQLFAVGTPDTLTRVVDVTSLSSWLAVRAIDRETRRLDAIARGEVPPSYPSSTASLPGGPDAGPAAPNPTDVPLPGRDPRRDPRARLGGPRAAVPPLTAPLSAPAAAAPPAATVPPVAASQPQVAPLPPPVEIKPAPGALPPRPRPLPRPPVVLTPPGSP, from the coding sequence GTGCAGACGACCCTGCTCGGCTTGGCGATTGCCTTCATTCTTGCGCTCCTAGCTGCGCTGATCGGCCCGCACTTCGTCGACTGGAACCAGTTCCGGCCGCAATTCGAGGCCGAGGCGAGCAAGGTCATTGGTGTGCCCGTGCGGGTCGCCGGTGCGCTGGATGCACGACTCCTGCCGACGCCGACCTTAAGGCTGCGCCAGGTCACGTTCGGCGGCGCCAATGATCTCGGCAAGCTGCGCGCCGACAAGCTCGATGTCGAGTTCAGCCTAGGCGACATGATGCGGGGGCAGTGGCGGGCCAACGAGCTCACGATCGGCGGCATGGCGGCCGATCTCGGGCTCGATCCCAAGGGGCGCGTCGACCTGCCGGCCGCTTCCGGCCGGTTCAATCTGGCCACGCTCTCGATCGACCGCCTGAACCTGACCGGCCGGGTCGCGCTGCATGACGCGGCCAGCCGTTCGACGCTCGAACTCACCGATATCGTCTTCTCCGGCGATGTCCGCTCGCTCGCCGGCTCGTTGCGCGGCGACGGCGCGGTGTCGATCCGCGGCGCCCGTTATCCGTTCCGGGTGTCCTCCAGCCAGGACAAGGATTCCAACGGCCTGCGGGTCCATCTCAACGTGGACCAGGGCGAGCGTGCCGTCATCGCCGATGTCGAGGGGCTCATCAGCCTCGCCAATCGGACGCCGCGCTTCGACGGCGCGTTCACGCTGTCCTCGCCACCCAAGGAGCAGGGCGACGGCAAGGAGAAGCCTGCCAAGGATCAGGCCACCAAGGATCAGGCCACCAAGGGTCAGGCTGCGAAGGAGGCATCCGCCAAGCAGCCGCCAGCCCAGCCGGCCAAGGGCGGTCCTGCTGACGTGGCCGGCGCCACGCCCTGGCGGATCACCGCCAAGATCGCAGGCGATCAGACCGCCGCCAAGTTCGACCAGATCGAGGTCAGCTTCGGTCAAGAGGATCGCTCACTGAAATTTTCCGGCAGCGGCGACGCCCGTTTCGGTGCCGCGCCGATGCTGCGGGCGTCGCTGGCCGCGCGCCAGCTCGATGCCGACAAGCTCCTGGGTGGCGATGAGGTGAAGGATCGCCGGGCGATCGCGCCAGCGCTCGTGCTCCCGGCCCTGCGCAACTGGATCTCGCAGCTGCCGACCCTGCCGCTGCCCGCCAGCGTCCAGTTCTCGACTGAGCAGATCATGCTCTCGGGCCGCCCGGTGCAGAACTTCACCGCTGATCTGCACAACGAGCCCACGGCGTGGAGCCTCGAGAAGGTCGATCTGCGGGCGCCGGGCTCGACGCATCTGACCTTCCGGACCATCGGCATCTCGACCGCCGTGACGGCGGGCTTCACGGGAGCGCTGGATCTCGACTCGTCGGAGCCCGATACGCTGGTCGCCTGGCTCCAGGGCCGCAGTGAGACCAGCTATCGCACCCAGCGTCCGCTGCGCCTGCGCGGTGACCTCAACGTGGCGCCGGACCGGATCGCGATCGATGGCCTGAAGGCGAATATCGACGGCGGCGCCGTGGATGGGCGCATGGCGCTGATTACACGGCCCGGGGGCGCCGGTTCGCGCTTCGAGGCGACGCTGAAGGGCGATCGGCTCGACCTGGATGCGACCATGGCCGTGGCGCGTTCGCTCGCCAGCGCGTCCGGCGAGTGGCCGACGGAAGCCAGCGTGGCGCTGGATATCGGCCGCGCCAATGTCAGCGGCCAGGAGCTGCGGACCCTCACGGCACGGTTCTCCTACGATCCGAAGATGGTCGCCGTCGATCAGCTCAAATTCGGTCAGAGCGGTGGTGTGACGAGCGAGGGCTCCGGCCGCTTCGACCGGACCGACGCCACGGGACGGCTGGTCTTGATCTCGATGGCCGGCTCGTTGAAGGAGATTACGGGCCTCATCCAGCCGATCGCGCCGAAACTCGCCGCGCGTTTCGAGGCGCTCGGCGTGCCGCCGGGCGCTGCACGGCTGAAGCTCACGCTGGATCTCGCCAAGGATCCCGCCAATGCCGACCGTAGCCAGGCGAAGGCCGTGCTCGATCTCGACGCGCCGCAGCTGAAAGGCTCGGCGACGCTGACCGCAAAGCCTTCGGCTGCGGCGCTGCGCAGCTTCGAGGTCGATGCGATCGACCGCACCGAGCTCGGCGTCGAGAGCCGGGTCTCGGCCGAGCAGGGCAATGTCGTGTTGGCGCTGCTCGGGCTCGATCGAGTCGCAGTCGTCGGCAATAGTCCGGCTCAGTTCGAAGCGAGTGTGAACGGCAGCTGGCGGGCGCCGCTGCGCGTGAATGCGAAACTGTCGGGCACAGGCCTCGACGGCGATGCGCAGGGCACGATCGAGCCCTGGGGCGACAGCACCAGGGCCAATGTCAATCTGCGCCTGCGTAGTGCCAACCTGGCGCCGCTGCTCGGACTGAAGCCGCAGGACACCGCCGCGCAGAACATTCGCCTGTTCGGGCGGCTCGGTCTCGCCGGCAATCGGCTGACGATCGAAGACCTCGACAGCACGGTCGGCGGATCGCGCCTGCGCGGCCGGATCGCTGCGACGCTGGACGACGACAAGCAGGTCGACGGCGAGCTCGGGCTCGACGCGCTCGATGTCCCGCAGGTCTTTTCGGTGCTCGTCGGTGCGGCCGGTCATGAGGCGGCCGAGCCTCTCGGCTCCGGGCTTTTGAAGGGCTGGCGCGGACGGGTGTCGTTCCAGGCCCTCAGCGGCGCCGTCTTGAACGGCACCGAGCTCCGTCCCCTGGGCGGCGCGATCAAGAGCGACGGCCAGTCGCTCACGATCGAGAATCTCAAAGGCAAGCTCGGCGGCGGCGATGTCACCGCGACCATCGATGCGCGGCCCAATGCCAACGGCCTTGTCTTGAACGGGCGCGTCGAGCTCGCCGGCGTTGATGGCAATGCGCTGCGCTATCGCAGCCTGAAGATGCCCGCGGGCAAGGTCTCGGCCCAGATGACGCTGGCCGCCGAAGGGCGCAGCGTGCAGGGACTGGTCAGCGCGCTCTCCGGCAACGGAACGGTGACACTCGAGAACGCATCGATTCCCAACCTCGATCCGCGCGCGTTCGAGGCAGCGTTGCGCGCCGCTGATGCAGGGCAGGTGGGCGACGACGGCAAGCTCCGGCAGGTGGTCGAGCCGGTGCTGACGTCGGGCACTCTCGCGGTGGCCTCTGCGCAGATCCCCTTCATCATCCGCGATGGCCGGCTGCGTGTCGGCGCCACCCCGCTGGAGGCGCAGGGGGCGCGCGCGATCGTCTCCGGCGGTTTCGACATTCCGGCCGATCAGGCCGACATTCGCGCCAGCCTGAGCGCCAACGCCGTCGGCAATGCCAACAGCCGCCCGGAGGTCCAGCTGTTCGCGGTCGGTACGCCCGATACGCTGACGCGGGTGGTCGACGTGACGTCGCTGTCGTCCTGGCTCGCAGTCCGCGCGATCGATCGCGAGACGCGGCGTCTGGATGCGATCGCGCGCGGCGAGGTGCCGCCGTCCTATCCGTCGTCGACGGCGTCGCTGCCGGGCGGTCCTGATGCAGGTCCGGCCGCGCCCAATCCGACCGACGTGCCGTTGCCCGGGCGTGATCCGCGGCGCGATCCACGTGCCAGGCTGGGTGGCCCGCGCGCGGCCGTGCCGCCGCTGACGGCGCCGTTGTCGGCGCCCGCCGCCGCGGCGCCACCGGCTGCGACCGTGCCGCCCGTGGCGGCGAGCCAGCCGCAGGTCGCGCCCTTGCCGCCACCAGTGGAGATCAAGCCGGCGCCGGGCGCGCTGCCGCCACGCCCCAGACCATTGCCGCGTCCGCCGGTCGTGCTGACCCCGCCGGGCAGCCCGTGA